GGAAGATATGTAAGCATGACATCACTATTGTATCATCGCAAGTGCGTAATATCGAATATCTTAAAGGTAAAAGGTTcactttcatattttatatccaAAATGGCCTTGCATGCTCTAAAGGTTTTAAAGATCAAACATTTGGTTTCAATTTTCAAGGGTGTCACcataatttattttctaaaaactaGGCTTAATTCATAAAAACTGCTCAGTACTCctacaaaaatttttaaaaaaaatgtgacgAGTAATCTCACATTTGCGGTTGATTAATTGGAAACATAGGTTCCACCTTAAAGATGCTGTTCTTGATGGAGGGATTCCCTTTAACAAGGCCTATGGAATGACAGCATTTGAATACCATGGAACTGACCCTAGATTTAACAAGGTGTTTAATCAGGGAATGTCTAATCATTCAACCATTATTATGAAGAAAATCCTCGAGGAATATGAAGGATTCCATGGCCTTGAGTCCATTGTGGATGTTGGCGGCGGCACCGGAGTGACTCTCAATATGATCATTTCTAAGTATCCAACCATCAAGGGCTTCAATTTTGATTTACCCCATGTTGTTGAAGATGCTCCATCTTATCCAGGTTCCTCTTTTACAATCTTTAACTGCATGCTTGTATGCTGATCAGTGATCACTGAGTGTGAGGGTTCATCCCAATGAAAATTTCGAACCCTTTTTCCGTAAACATACATTAAGTCTACTGTGACTCACTAAAGCTCTGGATCTCTTCCTCTTGATGCTCACTCTGTCGGTGAAAATCTTGTTCGAATATAGCTCGAATTGTAGTGTGATTTGAGTACATGACATTAAAGTTATGAAAAATTGCAGGTGTAGAGCATGTTGGTGGGGATATGTTTGTGTGTGTGCCCAAAGGAGATGCCATTTTCATGAAAGTGAGTCTTTTTCTCCTTGATACATGCATGCTTTAACCCTTCCTCCtcgaataaaaaaattcatgcctaatttttttaaaaaaaaattaccatattgaattaaattattctGTGTCGTCTCAAGAAACCAAGTTCCAATGGAGGAGGATATATAGGAACTTGATTTTAAGGTGTGGGACTTAAAACTTAAAAGAATTCCATGATAAGAAGGTGAAATCAATTTCTTACTCTATTTTGTGTAAACACTTGTTCGAAatatagaaaatttgaaagaacgAGGCTCCCGCTAACCACAATGGTGGATGCATGAAGGGGCCGGAGTGCTGTAAATTTCTTTTATGACTTTTGCTTCAACAGAAATCAATAACCTTACATACACCTATGTATTTTGCAGTGGATCTGTCATGATTGGAGCGACGAACACTGCCACAAAATCTTGAAGAAATGCCACGAAGCACTTCCAGAAAACGGAAAAGTGATACTAGCCGAGTGCATTCTGCCAGATGCCCCGGATACAGGGCTGTCCACCAAGAACACGGTCCATGTCGATGTGATTATGTTGGCCCATAATCCTGGTGGTAAAGAAAGGACTGAGAAGGAATTTGAGGCACTCGCAAAAGGGGCTGGGTTTAAAAGATTTCAGAAAGTTTGCTGTGCTTATAATTCTTGGATCATGGAACTGCATAAATGACAGCGTTGACTATATATGCCTTCCTTCTCGCACAAGTGTTGTTGTGATTGAATTTGTGTATGTGCGTGTATACATTCTGCTTAATAAAGTTGTTTGAATGGAGTTTTGAATCGTATAGTAGAATCAATTCACAAGGTGAGGAGAATCTCGATCTATCATGCGATTTGGGATTTTCGTTTGATCAGCGGAAAGAAATGCAATTTATGCTATAGATTGGTCTTTTTTGTCTTGCTTTTGGAATCTTTTCCTGCATTTGGTACTACATGCATTGATTGAATATTTGTCATTTGTTCGTAAGTGTTAATGAGATATGTCGATTCTACGGACCTAACCTATTTTGAGATGTTACTGAATTCATAATTGGACTAAATACCCACTTAATttacaaatgacttaattatgGGTAGAACCGGTGATCTAACTATAGGTAGTCCAACAAataacggtggaacctgagctTTGATACTATTAGAATTGTAAGAATTAATACATAATGTGTATTATGATCTTTGATTTGAgtatattgattttttctttGATATGTTCTTTTATTAGTGATAATAATTCCTTGATCTTCGTAATTATATTTAACAGGCATGCGAGATGAAACATACCTTATGTAACTTTGATTATTGGATTGCCACGAAATACATGGACTCCATGTGATAATATGCGCTTGGATTTTTTGTGTCTTGAACAATACAACGACTGGAAGTATACAGGGTATTTCATCTATAAAGTTGCATAGCTTTTTCCTGTTTTCATAGTTCATTCTTTGTTTAAGCCAGGAGTGGTGGTACTCTTTATTTCTTAAATGCTTTTAAAAGAAGCTATTGAACTTTTCCAGATTTTCTGTGCAAGTTTAGAGTGTGGTTTTGATCTATGTAAAGTTGTTTGAACCGGCTTTTGGTCGTTGCTTGATTACATTGATGTGGAATTACGAATACGTCTGCATGACTGTTTGAAATTCTGTGGTATCTCTTGAAAACAATATTGTTTAGATATGAGGGGATCCAATCTCAtccgttgtttttttttttccgagtGATTGCGAAGCTGTTTGCTATTTCGGACGAAAGACTGCAATAAGGAGATCTGTTTCTTCACGCCCTTAGTGAAATGGAAGTATCAGGAGTTATTTTCTGGCTCTCATAGGATGCATATATTCATAGTAAATTCCAGGTTTGTGGGTTGTTGGACAAGAGAGTAAACCAAGTCGATGAGTTGAGAAGGATGATATATATACTGGAGAGGTTGAACTGGTTAATTTCTGCTTCTTTGGGTGAGAATTGTGGCTGTGTACAAAGAAGGATGAATGATAGGACTGTCTGTGAGTTGGAGACCTTGTTTGTTTGGGAAACTTCACATGGATTCGACACTAGTGTTTGCACAAGTGAGAAAGGATATGAAGTTTGTAATGAATGTTTAAAATGCTTTCGAGTTATATCAATAATGTATTATGTGATCATCGCGAATCATTCGGTTGAGTTCAACTTACTTTTAGGGTATTGCAGTCAAGTGTATATCCAACGATCCACATTTATTCTTACATGTGTTGTCCATAATTTTTTTCGAAACTCAAACATTGAATGTAAACTTGAGTTAATATTATAACGCTAGCATCTCATTAACAGGATTACTCTCCAAGCGTCGTGTTTACTTTTTAGAAGTGAATAATGAAAAGAGAAGATGGAGAGCAAATTTTGTAAGAAGACAGAAGAATGGATTTGAATTGACAATAGTAACTCA
The DNA window shown above is from Primulina huaijiensis isolate GDHJ02 chromosome 12, ASM1229523v2, whole genome shotgun sequence and carries:
- the LOC140990433 gene encoding caffeic acid 3-O-methyltransferase 2-like, translating into MTAFEYHGTDPRFNKVFNQGMSNHSTIIMKKILEEYEGFHGLESIVDVGGGTGVTLNMIISKYPTIKGFNFDLPHVVEDAPSYPGVEHVGGDMFVCVPKGDAIFMKWICHDWSDEHCHKILKKCHEALPENGKVILAECILPDAPDTGLSTKNTVHVDVIMLAHNPGGKERTEKEFEALAKGAGFKRFQKVCCAYNSWIMELHK